The following coding sequences lie in one Dunckerocampus dactyliophorus isolate RoL2022-P2 chromosome 4, RoL_Ddac_1.1, whole genome shotgun sequence genomic window:
- the LOC129179215 gene encoding zinc finger protein 773-like: protein MNHCYAKMATSCQREGGRESDPPTPRKSSAEEKPRTADNDIQQLIGHQEECPPHPKGRSFTLKQEDQQPSNIKEEEEELWITQERKVLPGSEEADVTNLPLTGVSVKTEDHEDKPPVSSQLHQEEEEEDPQPQHVKEEEEELWTTQERECLLVPLTGVSVKTEDHKGEPPASLNWFSPASVQQMIGCQEECLPQLQGSSSTLKQEEPQHLHVKEEEQELWTIQEGECLLGPEGADLTKLPLTVVLVKTEDKPPESSLFDCSPSEENRGMEPPSSRSPQHMTTEADGDHCGGSQADNLLAPLSDSDDTTSHSLEDKDSDYNQEPLSSDTDWEGDMRTHADNKQSECSKKKTRKKRFTCSVCAKSMSYKCNMTRHMLTHTGEKPFACSVCGQRFSNQSDIVRHMRIHTGEKPFCCSVCGKRFAQRDNVVSHMRTHTGEKPFGCSVCAQRFSRKSYMASHMRTHTGEKPFSCSVCGKRFSRKETMVSHMRTHTGEQPFDCSVCGKRFSRKSNMVVHMRTHTGQKPFCCSVCGESYSKNSSLTQHMRTHTGEKPFSCSVCGKSYSHKKNLTVHMQSHNGE, encoded by the coding sequence acatccagcagctgattggtcatcAAGAAGAATGTCCCCCTCATCCAAAGGGGCGGAGCTtcactttgaagcaggaggatcAACAGCCCTccaacattaaagaggaagaagaggaactcTGGATCACTCAGGAGAGAAAGGTTCTTCCAGGGTCAGAGGAGGCTGATGTCACCAacttgccactgactggtgtctctgtgaagactgaagaccatgaagacaaaccacctgtgtcatcacagcttcatcaggaggaggaggaggaggacccgCAGCCCCaacatgttaaagaggaagaggaagaactctGGACCACTCAGGAGAGAGAGTGTCTTCTagtgccactgactggtgtctctgtgaagaccgaaGACCATAAAGGCGAGCCACCTGCGTCCTTAAATTGGTTTTCTCCTGCAAGTGTCCAGCAGATGATTGGTTGTCAAGAAGAATGTCTACCTCAGCTGCAGGGTAGCagctccactttgaagcaggaaGAACCACAGCATCtccacgttaaagaggaagagcagGAACTGTGGACCATTCAGGAGGGAGAGTGTCTTCTCGGGCCGGAGGGTgctgatctcaccaagttgccactgactgttgtcttagtgaagactgaagacaaaccacctgagtcctcactGTTTGATTgcagtccaagtgaggagaacagagggatggagcctccaagcagcagatcaccacaacacatgacaacagaagctgatggagaccactgtggaggatcacaagcagacaacctcttagctccactatcagatagtgacgacacaacatCACACTCTCTTGAAGATAAAGACAGCGACTACAACCAAGAACCTTTGAGCAGTGATACAGACTGGGAAGGTGATATGAGGACTCATGCTGACAACAAACAGTCTGaatgctctaaaaagaagacaagGAAGAAACGTTTCACCTGCTCAGTGTGTGCAAAAAGCATGTCTTATAAGTGTAATATGACTCGacacatgctgacacacacaggagaaaaaccttttgctTGTTCTGTTTGTGGGCAAAGATTCTCTAATCAGTCAGATATAGTACGGCACATGAGgatacacacaggagaaaaaccatttTGTTGCTCAGTGTGCGGTAAAAGATTTGCTCAAAGAGATAAtgtggtatcacacatgagaacgcacacgggagaaaaaccttttggttgttctgtttgtgctcaaaggTTCTCTCGCAAGTCATATATGGCATCAcatatgagaacacacacaggggaaaaaccttttagttgttcagtttgtggtaaaagattctctcgaAAGGAAACTATGGTGTCACATATGAGAACACATACAGGAGAACAACCTTTTGATTGTTCTGTTTGCGGTAAAAGATTCTCCCGAAAGTCAAACATGGTAGTGCACATGAGAACACATACAGGACAAAAGCCTTtttgttgctcagtttgtggtgaaAGTTATTCTAAAAACTCCAGTTTGACTcagcacatgagaacacacacaggagaaaaaccttttagctgctcggtttgtggtaaaagttatTCACATAAGAAAAATCTGACCGTACACATGCAGTCACACAATGGCGAATAA